The following proteins are encoded in a genomic region of Comamonas resistens:
- a CDS encoding class I SAM-dependent methyltransferase, with protein MQHWTDSALGHYLLEWEQQRCDEAVADIFGYHAVQLGLPQLQGLRSNRMPHRWLALHAGETVADAKIDTKASTVAQAGQVSGAEQDLPRPGDDAVRPSLVTDAAALPFAESSLDLLLMPHTLESSADPHAALREAARVLVPEGRLVICGLNPASLLGLQRGVERSAGHLPDLSLGVGYWRLRDWLRLLSFEIEAVQFGCYRPATQSAQWLAHWQFMEKLGHRCWPVLGGVYCVVAVKRVQGMRMLTPSWRGRSAPAGMKAPVTSKQPPDTVWRELSRQNKHDLRKSGSDKSFASRAAVLGAPLFT; from the coding sequence ATGCAACACTGGACGGACTCAGCCCTTGGGCACTATCTCCTGGAATGGGAGCAGCAGCGCTGCGACGAAGCGGTGGCCGATATCTTTGGCTATCACGCCGTGCAGCTGGGTTTGCCACAGCTCCAGGGGCTGCGTAGCAACCGCATGCCGCATCGTTGGCTGGCGCTGCATGCAGGCGAGACCGTCGCCGATGCAAAAATCGATACAAAAGCAAGCACTGTAGCGCAAGCCGGGCAGGTCAGTGGGGCGGAGCAAGACTTGCCCCGGCCTGGGGATGATGCCGTGCGCCCCTCTTTGGTGACCGATGCTGCGGCTTTGCCGTTTGCCGAAAGCAGTCTGGACCTGCTTCTGATGCCGCATACGCTGGAGTCCTCGGCGGACCCCCATGCGGCCTTGCGCGAAGCGGCCCGCGTTCTGGTGCCGGAAGGCCGGCTGGTGATCTGCGGCCTGAATCCGGCCAGTTTGCTGGGGCTGCAGCGTGGTGTGGAGCGCAGTGCCGGACATTTGCCCGATCTGAGCCTGGGCGTGGGCTACTGGCGGCTGCGGGATTGGCTCAGATTGTTGAGCTTCGAGATCGAAGCCGTGCAATTTGGCTGTTATCGTCCTGCCACGCAAAGTGCGCAGTGGCTGGCTCACTGGCAGTTCATGGAAAAGCTCGGCCATCGCTGCTGGCCGGTGCTGGGCGGTGTTTACTGCGTGGTGGCCGTCAAGCGCGTGCAGGGCATGCGCATGCTGACCCCCAGCTGGCGTGGCCGCAGCGCGCCTGCCGGCATGAAGGCGCCCGTCACCAGCAAACAGCCGCCGGATACGGTCTGGCGCGAGCTGAGCCGACAAAACAAGCACGACTTACGCAAATCAGGTTCAGACAAGAGCTTCGCCTCAAGGGCTGCAGTCCTTGGTGCACCCTTGTTTACGTAA
- the rnhA gene encoding ribonuclease HI translates to MNQVVIYTDGACKGNPGPGGWGALLQAGAAQKELFGGELGTTNNRMELMAVIQALSALKRPCDVVLYLDSQYVRKGITEWIHGWKAKGWVTASKEPVKNAELWKQLDALVQGSGHRIDWRWVKGHAGDPGNEHADALANKGVELALKNG, encoded by the coding sequence TTGAATCAAGTTGTGATCTATACCGACGGTGCCTGCAAGGGCAATCCCGGCCCGGGTGGCTGGGGCGCATTGCTGCAGGCCGGAGCGGCGCAAAAGGAGTTGTTTGGCGGAGAGCTGGGCACCACCAACAACCGCATGGAGCTGATGGCCGTGATCCAGGCTTTGTCGGCCCTGAAAAGGCCTTGCGATGTGGTGCTTTATCTGGACAGCCAGTATGTGCGCAAAGGCATCACCGAATGGATTCACGGCTGGAAGGCCAAGGGCTGGGTCACGGCCTCCAAGGAGCCCGTCAAGAATGCCGAACTCTGGAAGCAGCTGGATGCTCTGGTGCAAGGCAGCGGTCACCGTATTGACTGGCGCTGGGTCAAGGGCCATGCGGGTGATCCTGGCAATGAACACGCCGATGCTCTGGCCAACAAAGGAGTCGAGCTGGCTTTGAAGAACGGCTGA
- a CDS encoding transglycosylase SLT domain-containing protein, which translates to MKLLQTLLLSSVLVITGCATTSSVDPMYPNGPLKPLGQGRIGNSEVASLEATGDLWMRIRGGFGMPDLEQDLVQDQEQWYASRPDYIQRMTERSSKYLFHIVEELERRGMPSELALLPFIESAFNPQAVSSAKAAGMWQFMPATGTYFDLKQNIFRDDRRDVLASTRAALDYLQKLYGMFGDWHLALAAYNWGEGSVGRAIKRNEKLGLPTGYTDLQMPAETRNYVPKLQAVKNIVAHPERFNAELPVIENHPYFQAVTLPHDIDVELVAKLADVSVKDFKALNPSFHKPVIFARATPQILLPWDNAKVFRRNLQAYTDGQFASWTVWTVPTTITVTEAAQRTGLSEADLRSINNIPPRMLIKAGSALMVPRDPSIKNDVPGHIADNGQISFAPEIVTVRTTVKARKRDTLVSVASRYGVSVSNLADWNDLKSTASLHAGQSLIAYLPARAARAARAEAHQPSPRAAASRGSAKVATSSKAAAAPRGGKNEPKPRGGTPAKKRK; encoded by the coding sequence ATGAAGCTGCTCCAAACCCTGTTGCTATCCAGCGTACTGGTCATCACCGGCTGCGCCACCACCAGTAGCGTCGACCCCATGTATCCCAACGGCCCGCTCAAACCTCTGGGTCAAGGCAGGATCGGCAATTCCGAAGTCGCCTCTCTGGAAGCCACTGGCGATCTGTGGATGCGCATCCGTGGCGGCTTCGGCATGCCCGATCTGGAGCAGGACCTGGTCCAGGATCAGGAGCAGTGGTACGCCAGCCGCCCTGATTACATCCAGCGCATGACGGAGCGCTCGAGCAAATACCTGTTCCACATCGTCGAAGAGCTTGAGCGCCGCGGCATGCCCAGCGAACTGGCCCTGCTGCCCTTCATCGAAAGCGCGTTCAATCCGCAGGCCGTCTCCAGCGCCAAGGCGGCCGGCATGTGGCAGTTCATGCCCGCCACCGGCACCTACTTCGACCTCAAGCAAAACATCTTCCGCGACGACCGCCGCGATGTGCTGGCCTCCACCCGCGCAGCACTCGACTATCTGCAAAAGCTCTACGGCATGTTTGGCGACTGGCACCTGGCCCTGGCCGCCTACAACTGGGGCGAAGGCAGCGTGGGCCGCGCCATCAAGCGCAACGAAAAGCTGGGCCTGCCCACGGGCTACACCGATTTGCAGATGCCGGCCGAAACCCGCAACTACGTGCCCAAGCTGCAGGCGGTGAAGAACATCGTGGCCCACCCCGAGCGCTTCAACGCCGAGCTGCCCGTCATCGAAAACCACCCCTATTTCCAGGCCGTCACCCTGCCCCACGACATCGATGTGGAGCTGGTGGCCAAGCTGGCCGACGTCAGCGTCAAGGACTTCAAGGCCCTGAACCCCAGCTTTCACAAGCCCGTGATCTTCGCGCGCGCCACGCCGCAGATTCTGCTGCCCTGGGACAATGCCAAGGTCTTCCGCCGCAATCTGCAGGCCTATACCGATGGCCAGTTTGCCAGCTGGACCGTCTGGACCGTGCCCACCACCATCACCGTGACAGAGGCAGCCCAGCGCACGGGCCTGAGCGAGGCGGATCTGCGCAGCATCAACAATATTCCGCCCCGCATGTTGATCAAGGCCGGCTCGGCGCTGATGGTGCCACGCGACCCCAGCATCAAGAACGACGTGCCGGGCCATATCGCCGATAACGGCCAGATCTCTTTCGCCCCCGAAATAGTGACCGTGCGCACCACGGTCAAGGCCCGCAAGCGCGACACCCTGGTCAGCGTGGCCAGCCGCTACGGCGTCAGCGTCTCCAATCTGGCCGACTGGAACGATCTGAAATCCACCGCTTCGCTGCATGCTGGCCAGTCGTTGATCGCCTATCTGCCAGCGCGCGCTGCCCGCGCGGCCCGTGCGGAAGCACATCAGCCAAGCCCGCGCGCGGCCGCCAGCCGTGGCTCGGCCAAGGTGGCCACCAGCAGCAAGGCTGCAGCAGCCCCTCGTGGCGGCAAGAACGAGCCCAAGCCGCGCGGTGGCACACCCGCCAAGAAACGCAAGTAA
- the mobA gene encoding molybdenum cofactor guanylyltransferase MobA — protein sequence MKSLALTPADITGCVLAGGRGSRMGGVDKGLQTFQGQPMAAHALKRLAPQVGRLLINANRHADIYAELARPLGAQLCSDALPDYPGPLAGFLSGLTQCQTPWLLCIPCDTPLFPADLVDVMAQAYQLADMQADIIIAHGRETENDGECASPGQLPELRAQPVFCLLRASLRDSLEEFITSGGRKIDAWTRQHRCIAALFDRPQDAQAFSNANTLAQLHDLEQAMPAAKP from the coding sequence ATGAAGAGCCTTGCCCTCACGCCAGCAGACATCACGGGCTGTGTGCTGGCCGGCGGACGCGGTTCGCGCATGGGCGGTGTCGACAAAGGCCTGCAGACATTTCAGGGGCAGCCCATGGCCGCTCATGCACTGAAGCGCCTGGCGCCCCAGGTTGGCAGACTGCTCATCAACGCCAACCGCCATGCCGATATCTATGCCGAGCTGGCCCGCCCGCTGGGCGCGCAGCTGTGCAGCGATGCCCTGCCTGACTATCCGGGCCCGCTGGCCGGTTTTCTGTCGGGTCTGACGCAGTGCCAGACCCCCTGGCTGCTCTGCATTCCCTGCGACACGCCTTTGTTCCCGGCCGATCTGGTGGATGTGATGGCCCAGGCCTATCAACTGGCAGACATGCAGGCCGACATCATCATTGCCCATGGCCGCGAAACCGAGAACGATGGCGAATGCGCCAGCCCGGGCCAGCTCCCGGAGCTGCGCGCCCAGCCCGTGTTCTGCCTGCTCCGGGCCTCGCTCAGGGACAGCCTGGAGGAATTCATCACTTCGGGCGGCCGCAAGATCGACGCCTGGACCCGCCAGCACCGCTGCATCGCGGCCTTGTTTGACCGCCCCCAGGACGCCCAGGCCTTCAGCAATGCCAATACCCTGGCCCAGCTCCATGATCTGGAGCAAGCAATGCCCGCAGCAAAGCCATGA
- the dnaX gene encoding DNA polymerase III subunit gamma/tau, which yields MSYLVLARKYRPRTFSEMVGQEHVVQALTNALTQQRLHHAYLFTGTRGVGKTTVSRILAKSLNCQGVDGKGGITATPCGVCVACTEIDSGRFPDYTELDAASNRGVDEVQSLLEQAVYKPVQGRFKVFMIDEVHMLTNTAFNAMLKTLEEPPEYLKFVLATTDPQKVPVTVLSRCLQFNLRPMAPDTVLEHLTDVLAKESVPAEPQALRLLSRAARGSMRDALSLTDQAIAFGSGQLQEATVRQMLGSVDRSHVFRLIDALAQGDGRTVVETSEELRHNGLSAASTLEEMCNVLQRMAVLQAVPDMPLDASDPEAAELDRLAGLMPRDETQLLYSICLHGRTELGLAPDEYAALTMALLRLLAFKPENAEVGAAEKKTPALRPSRPVNAAPAAAQGGAAVASTPVVPAAMPVPAAVVANTPVAAAVQPNPELATEPVADLESKSAAAQMQTVLNASESVAKPANAAPVPAVEASSEEVAAPEPVPAPLQQAGSAEAAVEAAAEGPETEESGNEFVADDAGPDEGAWAGMPDEGWADDGRWGDDADVDVGLPMQTMPTHPQEEPEAQTGGNTQDAPTVERTSEGDLWQTVVQELLQNDAVVALARQLALQSQLVAREGDLWMLRVESNSLNQAGARERLRAALEAAGHARQLQIEQGAVTDSPARRLAVENHLRQGIAEDIVNSNPLVQTLRRDFGAKIVPGSIKPISIQPE from the coding sequence ATGTCTTATTTAGTGCTTGCTCGCAAATACCGGCCCCGTACCTTCTCCGAAATGGTGGGGCAGGAGCATGTGGTTCAGGCTTTGACCAATGCGTTGACCCAGCAGCGGCTGCATCATGCCTATCTGTTCACGGGTACGCGAGGGGTGGGCAAGACGACGGTGTCGCGCATTCTGGCCAAGTCCCTCAACTGCCAAGGTGTTGACGGCAAGGGCGGAATCACGGCAACCCCATGCGGAGTTTGCGTGGCATGCACTGAAATCGATAGCGGTCGTTTCCCCGATTACACCGAGCTGGATGCCGCATCCAATCGCGGCGTGGACGAGGTGCAAAGCCTGCTCGAGCAGGCCGTGTACAAGCCGGTGCAGGGGCGCTTCAAGGTCTTCATGATCGACGAGGTGCACATGCTGACGAACACGGCGTTCAACGCCATGCTCAAGACGCTGGAGGAACCGCCTGAATATCTGAAGTTCGTGCTGGCCACGACCGACCCGCAAAAAGTGCCGGTCACCGTGCTCTCGCGCTGCCTGCAGTTCAATCTGCGCCCCATGGCCCCGGATACGGTGCTGGAGCATCTGACCGATGTGCTGGCCAAGGAGAGTGTGCCGGCCGAGCCGCAAGCCCTGCGCCTGCTCTCGCGCGCTGCGCGTGGCTCCATGCGGGATGCGCTGAGCCTGACCGATCAGGCCATCGCCTTTGGCAGCGGCCAGTTGCAGGAAGCCACGGTACGCCAGATGCTGGGCAGCGTGGATCGCAGTCATGTCTTTCGCCTGATCGACGCACTGGCCCAGGGCGATGGGCGCACTGTGGTCGAAACTTCCGAGGAGTTGCGCCACAACGGTTTGTCCGCCGCTTCGACGCTGGAGGAAATGTGCAATGTGCTGCAGCGCATGGCCGTGCTGCAAGCCGTGCCAGATATGCCGCTGGATGCCAGCGACCCTGAAGCGGCCGAGCTGGACCGTCTGGCCGGCCTGATGCCCCGCGACGAGACGCAACTGCTCTACAGCATCTGTCTGCATGGCCGTACCGAGCTGGGCCTGGCGCCTGACGAATATGCGGCCCTGACCATGGCGCTGCTGCGGCTGTTGGCCTTCAAGCCTGAAAACGCCGAAGTCGGCGCGGCTGAAAAAAAAACTCCAGCGCTGAGGCCTAGCCGCCCGGTCAATGCCGCTCCTGCTGCCGCGCAAGGGGGTGCCGCTGTTGCCTCGACCCCGGTTGTGCCTGCGGCTATGCCCGTGCCCGCAGCCGTGGTCGCGAACACTCCGGTGGCCGCTGCTGTGCAGCCCAACCCAGAGTTGGCGACCGAGCCTGTGGCAGATTTGGAGTCAAAATCGGCTGCAGCGCAGATGCAGACTGTGCTGAATGCTTCTGAATCCGTAGCGAAGCCAGCTAACGCTGCGCCAGTCCCTGCAGTGGAGGCCAGTTCTGAAGAGGTGGCAGCCCCTGAGCCGGTGCCAGCGCCGTTGCAGCAGGCCGGATCAGCAGAAGCCGCAGTAGAAGCCGCAGCAGAAGGCCCCGAGACCGAAGAGTCCGGCAATGAGTTCGTTGCCGATGATGCCGGTCCGGATGAAGGTGCCTGGGCCGGAATGCCTGACGAAGGCTGGGCCGATGACGGCCGCTGGGGCGATGATGCCGATGTGGACGTGGGTCTGCCCATGCAGACCATGCCGACGCATCCTCAAGAAGAGCCGGAAGCGCAAACGGGCGGAAATACCCAGGATGCGCCGACGGTCGAGCGCACCAGCGAAGGTGACCTCTGGCAGACGGTGGTGCAAGAGCTGCTGCAAAACGATGCCGTGGTGGCACTGGCGCGGCAGCTGGCATTGCAATCGCAGCTGGTCGCGCGCGAGGGCGATCTGTGGATGCTGCGGGTGGAATCCAACTCGCTGAACCAGGCCGGCGCGCGCGAGCGTTTGCGTGCTGCGCTGGAAGCGGCTGGTCATGCGCGACAATTGCAGATCGAGCAGGGCGCGGTCACGGACAGTCCGGCGCGCCGCCTGGCCGTGGAAAACCATCTGCGCCAGGGGATTGCCGAAGACATTGTGAACAGCAACCCTCTGGTGCAAACCTTGAGGCGGGACTTTGGTGCGAAGATCGTGCCGGGCAGCATCAAGCCAATCTCCATTCAGCCTGAATAA
- a CDS encoding thioredoxin family protein, translating to MPYQATHWATEPTRQAIDALQGANLLEFGTPWCGHCQGAQPLLQAALSAYPDLQHIKVEDGPGRPLGRSYRVKLWPTLIFLRDGKEVARLVRPESEQQIAQALALIAP from the coding sequence ATGCCCTACCAAGCCACCCACTGGGCCACAGAACCCACCAGGCAGGCCATCGATGCGCTGCAAGGCGCGAACCTGCTGGAGTTCGGCACTCCCTGGTGCGGCCATTGCCAGGGTGCGCAGCCGCTGCTGCAGGCAGCACTCTCGGCTTACCCCGATCTGCAGCACATCAAGGTGGAGGATGGCCCGGGCCGCCCGCTGGGCCGCAGCTATCGCGTCAAGCTCTGGCCTACGCTGATCTTCCTGCGCGACGGCAAGGAGGTGGCTCGCCTGGTTCGCCCCGAAAGCGAGCAACAGATTGCCCAGGCATTGGCACTGATCGCCCCCTGA
- the recR gene encoding recombination mediator RecR, with protein MSDVQSLDALIEALRKLPGVGIKSAQRMAFHLLQRDQAGALQLARALDAAVNSVHHCERCHTFTEGAICSICADAGRDGARLCVVEAPADLAAMERTGAYQGYYYVLMGRLSPLDGVGPKEIGMRQLLERACDGVVQEVILATSFTAEGEATAHAISEALKARGLLVTRLARGVPIGSELEYVDLGTIAHALVDRR; from the coding sequence GTGTCGGATGTGCAATCTCTGGATGCCTTGATCGAGGCGCTGCGCAAGCTGCCGGGCGTGGGCATCAAGTCGGCTCAGCGCATGGCGTTTCATTTGCTGCAGCGTGACCAGGCCGGAGCGCTGCAACTGGCCAGGGCGCTGGATGCAGCGGTCAATTCGGTGCATCACTGCGAGCGTTGCCATACGTTTACCGAAGGCGCGATCTGCAGCATCTGCGCCGATGCGGGGCGCGATGGCGCGCGGCTGTGCGTGGTGGAGGCGCCTGCCGATCTGGCGGCCATGGAGCGCACAGGCGCTTACCAGGGCTATTACTACGTGCTGATGGGGCGTTTGTCGCCGCTAGACGGCGTGGGGCCCAAGGAAATCGGCATGCGACAGCTGCTGGAGCGTGCCTGTGACGGCGTGGTGCAGGAGGTGATTCTGGCGACCAGCTTTACGGCCGAGGGCGAAGCCACGGCCCATGCCATCAGTGAGGCACTCAAGGCGCGCGGCCTGCTGGTGACGCGGCTGGCGCGCGGTGTGCCGATCGGCAGCGAACTCGAATATGTGGATCTGGGCACGATTGCCCATGCACTGGTGGATAGGCGCTGA
- a CDS encoding YbaB/EbfC family nucleoid-associated protein has product MFNKGQLAGLMKQAQAMQDNLKKAQDELGNIEVEGESGAGLVKVVMTCKHDVKRITIDPSLLAEDKDMLEDLVAAAFNAAVRKAEETSSEKMGKITAGMPGLPGGMKFPF; this is encoded by the coding sequence ATGTTCAACAAAGGACAACTCGCCGGTTTGATGAAGCAAGCCCAGGCCATGCAGGACAACCTGAAGAAGGCTCAGGACGAGCTGGGCAATATCGAAGTCGAAGGCGAGTCCGGTGCCGGTCTGGTCAAGGTCGTGATGACCTGCAAGCACGACGTCAAGCGCATCACCATCGACCCCAGCCTGCTGGCCGAAGACAAGGACATGCTGGAAGACCTGGTGGCTGCCGCTTTCAACGCCGCCGTGCGCAAGGCCGAAGAGACCTCCAGCGAGAAGATGGGCAAGATCACGGCCGGTATGCCAGGTCTGCCTGGCGGTATGAAATTCCCGTTCTGA
- the moeA gene encoding molybdopterin molybdotransferase MoeA, whose protein sequence is MTATFHPAAASTAQNLSTTQVLEQLRALLQPLGAVAEQETLSLSDALDRILAEPVACPVDVPPHDNSAMDGYAFDGTELDSVNGGLLRLRVVGTVLAGAPWTQALAQGECVKIMTGAVMPAGLDTVVPHEQVTACGEEIEFDTCGIRPGANRRLRGEDLRQGEVALPAGQRLTPAALGLLASLGLGLATVRRRLRVAYFSTGDELLNPGAAPREGAIYDSNRFSLQGLLRRMGAQVLDLGSVPDEPAALEERLREAATLADVVLTSGGISAGEADHTRAMLQRLGTVQFWRVAMRPGRPLAVGLLAPAAMALNPVAERFTEKSAISPIPESVNSSEKQSISMSSKRPAVLLGLPGNPVAAMVSFLMFVRPSLALLSGERAAPTVMLQALSSERLRKREGRTEYLRGVLDLNEQGQATVRTTGPQGSALLSSMVDANCIIVLDDARGDVQPGEYVHVLPMHGLI, encoded by the coding sequence ATGACTGCGACTTTTCATCCCGCTGCCGCCTCCACCGCCCAGAATCTGAGCACAACCCAGGTTCTGGAACAGTTGCGCGCCCTGCTGCAACCTCTGGGCGCAGTGGCCGAGCAGGAAACACTGAGCCTGTCCGATGCACTGGATCGCATCCTGGCAGAGCCCGTGGCCTGCCCCGTCGACGTTCCACCCCATGACAACAGCGCCATGGACGGTTACGCCTTCGACGGCACAGAACTGGACTCGGTCAATGGCGGGCTCTTGCGTCTGCGGGTGGTGGGCACCGTGCTCGCTGGCGCGCCGTGGACCCAGGCCTTGGCCCAAGGCGAATGCGTGAAGATCATGACGGGTGCCGTCATGCCCGCCGGCCTAGATACCGTGGTGCCGCACGAGCAGGTCACGGCCTGCGGCGAAGAGATTGAATTTGACACCTGCGGCATCAGGCCGGGCGCCAATCGCCGCCTGCGCGGCGAAGACCTGCGTCAGGGTGAAGTCGCTCTGCCAGCCGGCCAGCGCCTCACACCCGCAGCCTTGGGTCTGCTGGCCAGCCTGGGCCTGGGCCTGGCCACGGTGCGCCGCCGCCTGCGCGTGGCCTATTTTTCCACCGGCGACGAGCTGCTCAACCCCGGCGCGGCGCCGCGCGAAGGCGCCATCTACGACAGCAACCGCTTCAGTCTGCAAGGCCTGCTGCGCCGCATGGGCGCTCAAGTACTGGACCTGGGCTCTGTTCCGGACGAACCCGCCGCGCTGGAGGAACGCCTGCGCGAAGCCGCCACCCTGGCCGATGTGGTGCTGACCAGCGGCGGCATCAGTGCCGGCGAAGCCGACCACACCCGTGCCATGCTCCAGCGCCTGGGCACGGTGCAATTCTGGCGCGTAGCCATGCGCCCCGGCCGCCCATTGGCCGTTGGCCTGCTGGCACCGGCGGCCATGGCGCTCAACCCCGTGGCCGAGAGATTCACCGAAAAATCAGCAATCAGCCCAATACCAGAAAGCGTCAACAGCTCTGAAAAGCAGAGCATCTCCATGTCCAGCAAACGCCCTGCCGTCTTGCTGGGCCTGCCGGGAAATCCGGTCGCCGCCATGGTCAGCTTTCTGATGTTTGTACGTCCATCGCTTGCCTTGCTTTCGGGAGAGCGCGCCGCCCCCACAGTCATGCTGCAGGCATTGAGCAGCGAGCGACTGCGCAAGCGCGAGGGCCGCACCGAATATCTGCGCGGCGTACTGGATCTGAACGAGCAGGGGCAGGCCACCGTGCGCACCACAGGCCCTCAGGGCTCGGCCCTGCTGAGCTCCATGGTCGATGCCAATTGCATCATCGTCCTGGATGATGCGCGTGGCGATGTGCAGCCCGGAGAATATGTCCACGTCCTGCCCATGCACGGGCTGATCTGA
- the gloB gene encoding hydroxyacylglutathione hydrolase, with amino-acid sequence MNLLPIPAFSDNYIWLLHDGEQALVVDPGQAEPVLTALTQLQLRLQGILVTHHHADHVGGVQALQQATGAPAWGPAYERLPEPISRVQGGDTVDLLGGPWQVIDVPGHTSGHIAFFSVHAQKQPVLFCGDTLFSGGCGRLFEGTAAQMQNSLDQLAALPGNTLVCCAHEYTISNLRFAQAVEPNNQDLAQYLEHCQALRSQGQPTLPSTLQIELAINPFMRSRAADVIAAAVQHDSHTRPEEPASVLAALRQWKNVF; translated from the coding sequence ATGAACCTGTTGCCTATTCCCGCTTTCTCCGACAACTACATCTGGCTGCTCCATGACGGCGAGCAGGCCCTAGTCGTCGACCCCGGGCAAGCCGAGCCGGTGCTGACCGCCCTGACCCAGCTGCAATTGCGGCTGCAGGGCATTTTAGTCACCCATCATCACGCCGATCATGTGGGCGGCGTCCAGGCCTTGCAGCAGGCAACCGGGGCTCCTGCCTGGGGCCCTGCCTACGAGCGCCTGCCCGAACCCATTTCCCGCGTGCAGGGGGGCGACACGGTCGATCTGCTGGGCGGCCCCTGGCAGGTCATCGATGTGCCGGGTCACACCAGCGGTCATATCGCTTTCTTCAGCGTCCATGCGCAAAAGCAGCCGGTTCTGTTTTGCGGCGATACCCTGTTCTCGGGTGGCTGCGGCCGCCTGTTTGAAGGCACGGCCGCGCAAATGCAGAACTCCTTGGACCAGCTTGCGGCATTGCCCGGCAACACGCTGGTGTGCTGCGCCCACGAATACACAATTTCCAACCTGCGTTTTGCGCAGGCCGTGGAACCAAACAACCAGGATCTGGCTCAGTACCTGGAACACTGCCAGGCACTGCGCTCGCAGGGACAGCCCACGCTGCCGTCCACCCTGCAGATCGAACTGGCCATCAACCCCTTCATGCGCAGCCGCGCCGCCGATGTGATTGCGGCGGCCGTACAGCATGACTCTCACACCCGGCCCGAAGAGCCCGCCAGCGTGCTGGCAGCCCTGCGCCAATGGAAAAACGTTTTTTGA
- the moaA gene encoding GTP 3',8-cyclase MoaA, with product MAERVIPLVDERAASRPAVVPPNLQTPTGLLQDQWGRPLRDLRISVTDRCNFRCNYCMPKEVFDKNYQYLPHSSLLSFEEITRLARLFAAHGVRKIRLTGGEPLLRKNIEALIEQLAALRTPDGQPLELTLTTNATLLARKAQALKNAGLNRVTVSLDGLDDAVFRRMNDVDFPVADVLAGIAAAQAAGLSGLKVNMVVKRGTNDDQILSMARYFRGTGVTLRFIEYMDVGATNGWRMDEVLPSDEVIARLRAELPLIALAPRTVGETAVRWGYAGANGQHDPALGEVGVISSVSHAFCGDCNRARLSTEGQLYLCLFASQGWDLRSLLRSGASDAEIASAIAPIWQRRDDRYSQLRSEMPPDATPAGTGRRIEMSYIGG from the coding sequence ATGGCAGAACGTGTGATCCCTCTGGTCGATGAACGTGCGGCATCGCGCCCCGCAGTCGTCCCTCCCAACCTGCAGACCCCGACCGGGCTGCTGCAGGATCAATGGGGACGGCCTTTGCGCGACCTGCGCATCAGCGTGACCGACCGCTGCAACTTCCGCTGCAATTACTGCATGCCCAAGGAAGTCTTTGACAAGAACTACCAATATCTGCCGCACAGCTCGCTGCTGAGCTTTGAGGAAATCACACGCCTGGCCCGCCTGTTTGCCGCCCATGGCGTGCGCAAGATCCGCCTGACCGGCGGCGAGCCGTTGCTGCGCAAAAACATCGAAGCCCTGATCGAGCAATTGGCAGCACTGCGCACGCCCGATGGCCAGCCGCTGGAGCTGACGCTGACCACCAATGCCACGCTGCTGGCGCGCAAGGCGCAAGCGCTCAAAAACGCGGGGCTGAACCGCGTCACCGTCAGCCTGGATGGCCTCGATGATGCGGTTTTCCGCCGCATGAACGATGTGGATTTTCCCGTCGCCGACGTGCTGGCCGGCATAGCAGCGGCTCAGGCTGCAGGCCTGAGCGGCCTCAAGGTGAATATGGTGGTCAAGCGCGGCACCAACGACGACCAGATCCTGTCCATGGCACGTTACTTCCGCGGCACGGGGGTGACGCTGCGCTTTATCGAATACATGGATGTAGGCGCTACCAATGGCTGGCGCATGGACGAGGTCCTGCCCTCGGATGAAGTCATAGCCCGTCTGCGCGCCGAGCTGCCACTGATTGCCCTGGCGCCCCGCACCGTAGGCGAAACCGCCGTACGCTGGGGTTATGCCGGAGCAAACGGCCAGCATGACCCGGCCCTGGGCGAGGTGGGCGTCATCAGCAGCGTGAGCCACGCTTTCTGCGGCGACTGCAACCGGGCCCGCCTGTCCACCGAAGGCCAGCTCTATCTATGCCTGTTCGCCAGCCAGGGCTGGGATTTGCGCAGCCTGCTGCGCAGCGGCGCCAGCGATGCCGAAATCGCCTCGGCCATCGCGCCCATCTGGCAGCGACGCGACGACCGCTACTCCCAGTTGCGCAGCGAAATGCCGCCGGATGCCACGCCCGCAGGCACCGGCCGCCGCATCGAGATGAGCTATATCGGTGGCTGA